The nucleotide sequence aagacaagacaagacaagacaagacaagacaagacaaggttAGCcaacacaagacaagacaagaaaagacaagacaaagacaagTAAGTGTATTTCACAAATCACCAACATGGCACAGAATTTAATGCAGAAACTCTCGCTGACCGCGACCAAGGACGGAGGACAGGGAGGAGGTGAAGGCCGCAGACCGTCCATCATGAAAACACTGACCGTaccagggggagggggagggggagagggaggaaaAGGATCAGGTCGTCGCAAGAGCAGCGTGGGTCTTGCAGGACAGAGGAAGGCCAGCACGTCCTCGGGAGGGGCGCAGGGGGGTCAAGCGGGTCCATCCCTCATCGGTCTGCTAGCCTCCAAGCGACTGGCCAAGAAGTTCGCCTCTCGCTTCCACAGCCGGCGTTTCGGCAGACTGTCTGGACAAGGCATCCCCATACAGAAGGAACCGTCTTACCGCATGCAGCCACACAACAAGTTCCAAGCCGAAAAGGTAGGCTGTTGAATTGCAGTTATGAACGTAATTGTTCAAGGTAAGAAATAAAAGTTCAATCTAAAGGGGATGCCGAATAacgttgtcgtcgtcgtggtggtggtggtggtggtggtcttcctcctcctccgcctcctcaTAACCATCATTATCATCcacatcagcatcatcatcgtcatcgtcgtcgtcgtcatcatcatcatcatcatcatcatcatcatcatcatcatcatcatcatcatcatcatcaacatcatcgtcctcctcctccttctcctcctcctcctcatcgtcatcatcatcatcatcatcatcatcatcatcatcatcatcatcatcatcatcatcgtagtCGTCATAGAAGCGGCAATCAATTTACTCTGTGTATGTTTATCGCTCTATTTAGCGTCACTACGGTCAAGCACTTTCTTTTTTGCCACGGTAGAGTCGTACGTTTTGGTCACAGATATTTACTTTTCATTTTTGATCAGTGCAACGTTCACCAAAATATCGCCATCGTCAGTCGTTGACGTCGTCGTGACTGTCACACTCAGCATCCTTTTATTTGCAACACAATCAACGATCTTTCTCACCACTATTTGCGGattgaataaacaaacaaaacaattgaaaagaaaaaacaataaAGGAAGATAGAAGAAACAATCAAACACCTATCACgacaattaacacacacacacacacacacacacacacacacacacacacacacacacacacacacacacacacacacacgcacacacacacacacacacacacacacacacatacacacacacacacacacacacacacacatacacacacacacacacacaccatcaccaaCAATCAAAATGATATAATTAAAGAACGGTAATCGAATCAATCACCAATTATTGGCTGATTCTCAGTCTCCCTTTTTGTTCCATCATTTTTCAGGTGGAAGTGGTGATCAGGACACAGCTGGAAGACAAGCTGGGCAAGTTCCGCTACTCGCCCAAGATCTGCGCCAACATGACCAAGATCCTGGCAGACGACATCAAGGCGAAGGTCAAGGCCCTGAACTTTGACCGCTACAAGCTGGTCTGCCACGTCGTGATTGGTCAGAAGAAGGATCAGGCGGTGATGACGTGTTCGCGCTGCGCGTGGGACGACAAGTTAGATAACTACGCCTCCTACACTTTTCAGAACGCGCACATCTTCTGCACCGCATCGGTGTTCGGGATTTACACTGAGTGAGGGTGTGCTAGCTAGTGGTGCCATCATTTTCTGAATGAATGAACGTAAAGCAAAACTACCTGAAGTGATATTTGGTAATGTGACGCCATCTTGTAACGCCGGATCAATCAAGGTTCTAATCTTGCAACTTTGTCGATAGGGACAATGCTCTTTGCAAGCCGCTAAACTGTTACTTAAATGGATCCTACCTAAGCCAAAAAGCCTtcagatcgcttccaaagtaataccataagattctgcgtGACAACTTGAATACTACTACCGCTACTTAGCAACAggaaatgttttgaaagtttaattACATGTCGCACaacaggcaaagaaagagcaTCTTTGGGATGATTGGGTAGGGTTACTTCCCCTGAGTAACTTTCCTTCTTTGTGTACGTGATGCTTGTGACTAGGCGGCCACGTTATAGAGGGCGCCAGTCGTCTTGCCGCCAGGCGGCGCTTCTTGACTACTTTTTGTTTCCAACACCGGAGAGGAGCAGCACTCTGAAGCGCACTCATCCACTTTGATTTATTAAATGaccatacttgtggtgcgttttggagcaaatcgtgccgtgtgcgtctagcttaaagttactgaacttcTCACTTCTACACTCCCCGTCATAACAAATCGTGCTGTGTGCGTCTAGcttaaagttactgaacttcTCACTTCTACACTCCCCGTCATAACAAATCGTGCTGTGTGCGTCTAGcttaaagttactgaacttcTCACTTCTACACTCCCCGTCATAACAAATCGTGCTGTGTGCGTCTAGcttaaagttactgaacttctcacttctacactacccgtcataaaaaagtacACTGATACAAAACAACCGGGTTTTTACCCACATAGCCCCCCAAAATGACGCCAAAAACAGgccttttacggcttctgaTGAGGCTGACAtcagtcttcttcaaaatggcaaaacaacactgctaggcacaacagctgaactaAATAATTAATATGggtagaaaatgagttgttcttccatttgagatcaaaaacggggtcactcttacttattttgatttttgtgtgtattttagtgtctgcaagttTGCATTTGCAAAATTGATTTTGAGGGGTGTCCAaggtctccggtacactgcataaacactaattcatgaaacatgaaactctttatttcatacagtaggggaatgaattacttttctggcaatatacttggttttaatataactggccgcatcacagAGATCTACAGCAAAATGTAtctgtgtactttttttttatgaaggGTAGTgtaggtgcacggagcccctaggACTTTCAGTCATGCCTCTGGCATCtatccatttaaaaaaaaaagttgattgCCCTTCTTGCAAGGAATCGGAAACTGTCAGATTAatagtatgcctttaagagtCTGGGGAGGAGAGAATCTCATACCGTCCGTTCTGTATGATTCAACACCTTTTTCGTTATGTAACGGATAGCTTCAGTGTGAAACCCTGGACACTTCATCTTACGAAGGTGCCATTTGATAATTATATCTGAAC is from Littorina saxatilis isolate snail1 linkage group LG5, US_GU_Lsax_2.0, whole genome shotgun sequence and encodes:
- the LOC138967477 gene encoding dynein light chain Tctex-type protein 2B-like isoform X1; amino-acid sequence: MAQNLMQKLSLTATKDGGQGGGEGRRPSIMKTLTVPGGGGGGEGGKGSGRRKSSVGLAGQRKASTSSGGAQGGQAGPSLIGLLASKRLAKKFASRFHSRRFGRLSGQGIPIQKEPSYRMQPHNKFQAEKVEVVIRTQLEDKLGKFRYSPKICANMTKILADDIKAKVKALNFDRYKLVCHVVIGQKKDQAVMTCSRCAWDDKLDNYASYTFQNAHIFCTASVFGIYTE
- the LOC138967477 gene encoding dynein light chain Tctex-type protein 2B-like isoform X2, encoding MKTLTVPGGGGGGEGGKGSGRRKSSVGLAGQRKASTSSGGAQGGQAGPSLIGLLASKRLAKKFASRFHSRRFGRLSGQGIPIQKEPSYRMQPHNKFQAEKVEVVIRTQLEDKLGKFRYSPKICANMTKILADDIKAKVKALNFDRYKLVCHVVIGQKKDQAVMTCSRCAWDDKLDNYASYTFQNAHIFCTASVFGIYTE